One window of the Flavobacteriales bacterium genome contains the following:
- a CDS encoding type IX secretion system membrane protein PorP/SprF, translating into MRRIFIFLFLLSAFTSDAQHHPMFSQYFFNDFFINPAVAGSHEWYDVRSNHRYQWVGLTDAPRTFTLSAYGPNKKMNMGYGGVVFTDNVGPTRRTGFNFSYAYHLKLKEDLKLSFGVSAGMLQFMIDGHKITTHDPGDAVISNGLQWSMEFDAQFGFYLYSKKWFVGGVVPQLLHNKLYFFSNQLTTGSYLLYHYNLMGGYKFDLNEDFQLEPTFLVKYVKPIPVQLDLMARLIYKDEVWLGASYRTMDAVSIMAGYKYKNYLSIGYAYDITTSNIKNYSSGTHELMLGIRFVRRQKESKSKL; encoded by the coding sequence ATGAGAAGAATTTTTATATTTCTGTTTCTGCTGAGTGCCTTCACAAGTGATGCGCAACATCATCCGATGTTCAGTCAGTATTTTTTCAATGATTTTTTCATTAATCCTGCAGTGGCCGGAAGTCATGAATGGTATGATGTAAGAAGCAACCACCGCTATCAATGGGTGGGATTGACCGATGCGCCTCGTACATTCACATTAAGTGCATATGGTCCGAATAAAAAAATGAATATGGGTTATGGTGGCGTTGTATTTACGGACAATGTTGGTCCTACCCGCCGAACCGGATTTAATTTTTCTTATGCGTATCACTTAAAGTTGAAAGAAGATTTAAAATTGTCATTTGGAGTTTCAGCAGGTATGCTGCAGTTTATGATTGATGGTCATAAAATCACCACGCATGATCCGGGTGATGCAGTTATTAGCAATGGACTGCAATGGTCGATGGAGTTCGATGCACAATTCGGGTTTTATTTGTATTCGAAAAAATGGTTTGTGGGGGGAGTTGTTCCTCAATTATTGCACAACAAACTTTATTTCTTTTCCAATCAACTCACCACCGGATCGTATTTATTGTACCACTACAATTTAATGGGGGGATATAAATTCGACTTAAATGAGGACTTCCAGTTAGAACCAACCTTCCTTGTGAAATACGTAAAACCTATTCCCGTTCAGCTCGATTTAATGGCTCGCTTAATTTATAAAGATGAGGTATGGTTAGGGGCATCTTACCGAACAATGGATGCCGTTTCTATTATGGCAGGATACAAATACAAGAATTATCTGAGTATTGGATATGCTTATGATATTACCACTTCCAACATTAAAAATTATTCTTCAGGAACGCATGAGTTGATGTTGGGAATCCGATTTGTTCGCCGGCAGAAAGAATCAAAATCGAAACTCTGA
- a CDS encoding T9SS type A sorting domain-containing protein, protein MSRFIFLLLVLSCTLQLHAQTKRVLFLGNSYTQVNNLPLTFSNLALSGGDTVYTDMNAPGGYTFQGHSTNATSLAKIAQGNWDFVVLQEQSQMPSFPPAQVESDTYPYAHMLDSLIHVADSCAETVFYMTWGRKYGDQSNCAFYPILCTFDGMQSRLRYSYVEMGDLNHASVAPAGEAWKRCRELDSTINLYQADNSHPSIEGTYLTACVFYSTLFQKSPVGLSYTSGLSTPVASFLQQVAYDVVFDSLDTWNVAIDHPHPAFTISQLNATTIELNNQSTDADSYLWIINGNTYYGSPLVHDFGTIGTYTVIQQVSNSCFTDTLSFTINLATVGINDNSPDEIQIYPNPSDGLVYITGAANSIANLYDLNGRLLKSEKINAELHFEEMPASVYILEIVTPNGLIRKKLIRE, encoded by the coding sequence ATGTCACGTTTCATTTTTCTTTTACTGGTATTGTCCTGCACATTACAACTCCATGCTCAAACCAAACGCGTTTTATTTCTGGGCAACTCCTATACACAAGTAAATAATCTTCCTCTCACCTTTAGTAATCTTGCACTGTCGGGAGGAGATACGGTGTATACGGACATGAATGCTCCAGGCGGATATACCTTTCAGGGCCACTCAACCAATGCGACTTCTCTTGCAAAAATTGCACAGGGGAATTGGGATTTTGTTGTGTTGCAGGAACAAAGTCAAATGCCCTCTTTTCCCCCTGCACAAGTTGAGAGCGACACCTATCCCTATGCACATATGCTGGATAGTCTCATTCACGTGGCAGATTCCTGTGCTGAGACTGTGTTTTACATGACCTGGGGAAGAAAATACGGCGATCAGAGCAATTGTGCATTCTACCCCATTTTATGCACCTTCGATGGTATGCAATCGCGATTACGCTATAGTTATGTAGAAATGGGCGACCTCAACCATGCAAGTGTGGCACCAGCCGGTGAAGCATGGAAACGTTGTCGTGAATTAGATAGTACCATCAATTTGTATCAAGCCGATAATTCTCATCCCAGTATTGAAGGAACTTATTTAACTGCTTGTGTTTTTTATTCAACCCTGTTTCAAAAAAGTCCCGTAGGCTTATCTTATACCTCCGGATTAAGTACGCCCGTAGCCAGTTTCTTACAGCAAGTGGCTTATGATGTAGTGTTTGATAGTCTCGACACATGGAATGTTGCCATTGATCACCCTCATCCAGCATTTACAATTTCACAATTAAATGCAACTACCATCGAATTAAATAACCAATCTACAGATGCAGATTCCTATTTATGGATCATCAATGGGAATACCTATTATGGCTCGCCACTGGTTCACGATTTTGGAACAATTGGAACCTATACTGTTATTCAACAAGTGAGCAATTCCTGTTTTACGGACACCTTAAGTTTTACGATTAATTTGGCAACAGTAGGAATAAATGATAATTCGCCAGATGAAATTCAAATTTATCCGAATCCTTCCGATGGATTGGTTTATATAACCGGTGCAGCAAATTCGATTGCCAATTTGTATGATTTAAACGGTCGATTACTGAAGTCGGAAAAAATAAACGCCGAACTTCATTTCGAAGAAATGCCCGCTTCGGTTTACATTTTGGAAATTGTAACACCCAACGGACTAATCAGAAAAAAACTGATTCGCGAATAA